One region of Oryza glaberrima chromosome 7, OglaRS2, whole genome shotgun sequence genomic DNA includes:
- the LOC127779510 gene encoding folate-biopterin transporter 1, chloroplastic-like, whose product MASGSSVGGDSYDEEAAAAAVPRRPPLELDGRGAASDHRSGFIPRYQVGSSKVDTSERYFDEWQKKLPNTDEIRKSKPRSRYFTISGVELSPDNMAVATVYFVQGVLGLARLAVSFYLKDDLHLDPAETAVISGFSSLPWLIKPLYGFISDSIPLFGYRRRSYLILSGFLGALSWGLMATLVDSKYSAAFSILLGSLSVAFSDVVVDSMVVERARGESQSTSGSLQSLCWGSSAFGGIVSAYFSGSLVDTYGVRFVFGVTAFLPLMTSAVAVLVNEHRLSSGERAMSHSGSGFIETSKQHIRQLWTSVKQPNIFLPTLFIFLWQATPKSDSAMFFFITNKLGFTPEFLGRVKLVTSIASLLGVGLYNYFLKAVPLRKIFLATTIIGSALGMTQVLLVTGLNRQFGISDEWFSIGDSLIITVLSQASFMPVLVLAAKLCPPGMEATLFATLMSISNAGSVSGGLVGAGLTQFFGVTKDSFKNLALLIVICNLSALLPLPLLGLLPEESGNADDGETKHN is encoded by the exons ATGGCCTCCGGTAGCTCGGTCGGCGGCGACTCGTacgacgaggaggccgccgccgccgccgtcccccgccgcccccctctcgagctcgacggccgcggcgccgcctccgaccACCGCTCTG GATTCATTCCTAGATATCAGGTGGGCTCAAGTAAAGTTGACACAAGTGAAAGATACTTTGATGAGTGGCAAAAGAAGCTGCCCAATACAGATGAAATCCGCAAGAGCAAGCCTAGATCAAGATATTTCACAATATCTGGGGTGGAACTATCCCCAGATAATATGGCAGTTGCAACTGTGTATTTTGTGCAAGGGGTTTTAGGCCTTGCTCGACTTGCTGTGAGTTTTTACTTAAAAGATGATCTTCATCTTGATCCTGCAGAG ACTGCAGTTATATCTGGCTTCTCATCCTTGCCATGGTTGATCAAGCCCCTGTATGGCTTTATCAG TGATTCCATCCCACTCTTTGGATATCGACGAAGGTCATACCTTATTCTGTCAGGATTCCTTGGTGCTCTTTCATGGGGTTTGATGGCTACATTGGTGGATAGTAAATACAGTGCAGCATTCTCTATTCTGCTGGGATCACTTTCTGTTGCCTTCTCAGATGTT GTGGTGGATTCTATGGTTGTTGAGAGAGCTCGTGGCGAATCACAGAGTACATCTGGATCTCTCCAGTCACTATGTTGGGGATCCTCAGCTTTTGGAGGAATAGTGAGTGCATATTTCAGTGGTTCACTTGTGGATACTTATGGAGTAAG ATTTGTCTTTGGTGTTACAGCTTTTTTACCCCTGATGACATCTGCTGTTGCAGTTCTTGTAAATGAACACCGTCTATCTTCAGGGGAACGTGCTATGTCACACTCTGGTTCAGGATTCATTGAGACCTCTAAGCAGCATATCCGGCAGCTTTGGACTTCAGTAAAGCAACCTAACATTTTCTTGCCCACCTTGTTTATATTCCTCTGGCAGGCAACACCTAAGTCGGATTCCGCCATGTTTTTCTTCAT CACAAATAAGCTTGGGTTCACGCCAGAATTTCTAGGACGTGTAAAGCTTGTTACATCTATTGCTTCATTGCTTGGTGTTGGGCTTTATAACTATTTTCTAAAGGCGGTTCCTCTAAGGAAAATCTTCCTGGCGACAACCATCATAGGTTCAGCCCTTGGAATGACACAG GTTCTTCTTGTTACTGGGCTTAATCGGCAGTTTGGAATCAGTGATGAATGGTTCTCTATTGGGGATTCGTTAATCATTACAGTCCTAAGTCAG GCTTCATTTATGCCAGTTTTGGTGTTAGCAGCTAAATTGTGTCCACCAGGAATGGAAGCAACTCTGTTTGCCACTTTGATGTCCATCTCTAATGCTGGAAGTGTTAGTGGTGGTCTAGTTGGTGCTGGTCTAACTCAATTTTTTGGAGTCACTAAGGACAGCTTTAAGAATCTAGCTCTCTTGATTGTCATCTGCAATCTCAGTGCGCTGCTGCCTCTGCCTCTTCTAGGCCTCCTTCCAGAGGAATCAGGTAATGCAGATGACGGAGAAACAAAACATAATTGA
- the LOC127779520 gene encoding uncharacterized protein LOC127779520 encodes MRSSHCESYCAPPLCNLPCLPKSKDDSTTDDAAAASSPTPATVVAAAFAEDKPPPLQKIEAAVTANKDHDDDGDGGGDEGSKEVVVTVVPKSSLKKTNCEDSKNVVKGNVKWMDLLGKDLTQVKEFEPSESGDSDDEDGNTCICVIQ; translated from the exons ATGAGGAGCTCCCACTGTGAGAGCTACTGCGCTCCTCCCTTGTGCAACCTCCCCTGCCTCCCCAAATCCAAAGACGATTCGACCACggacgatgccgccgccgcgtcgtctccaactccggccaccgtcgtcgccgcagcTTTCGCTGAGGACAAGCCTCCTCCGCTGCAGAAGATtgaggcggcggtgacggcaaaCAAGgatcatgatgatgatggtgatggtggtggtgatgagggTAGCAAGGAAGTGGTGGTGACAGTGGTTCCCAAGAGTAGCCTGAAGAAGACTAATTGTGAGGACAGTAAGAATGTGGTGAAGGGCAATGTGAAATGGATGGATTTGCTGGGGAAGGATCTCACTCAAGTTAAAGAATTTGAGCCAAG CGAATCTGGAGACTCGGATGACGAAGACGGCAACACCTGCATCTGTGTCATCCAGTAA